Genomic segment of Streptosporangiales bacterium:
CGGCAATCGCACGGCTCACCGGTCCGCTCGCCACCGAGCTGCTCGACGTCGCCCGCGACGCGTTCACCACCGGGTTCCACGTGGCGGCGGGCATCAGCGCCGTCCTCATGGCCGGTACCGCCGTCGTGGTGCTGATGCTCCGGCGAGACGGCTCCGGCCGGGCGTAGGGCCCGGCCGGAGCCGTCTCGAGGTGCTCGGTCAGGAAGCGGCGAACAGGGAGCGGAAGGTGGTCGGGCCCACCTCGCCGGTCTGCTGGATGTGGTGAGTCCACTGGTAGCTCTTCGCGTACTTCCCGGTGGACGCGGTGTACTCGCCGTCCACGAGAGCGCTCGGGCCCTGCGTGGCGTAGCGCGGGCCGTGGGCACGCAGGGCGTACTGCACGCCCTTGACGACGTCGGAGCGCTCGTCACCACGGTCGACGAGGCCGACGTCGTGGCGCAGCGCCTGCCAGGTCGCGCCGTCGACCTTCCCTGACATGGGGAGGCTCTTGTCGAGCTGATAGCGCTTCACGGCGGCCTTCAGGCCGCCGGTGAAGTCGTCGCCACCCCTGGCGGTCGGGGAACAGCCGTCGAAGTGGTCGGACTGGTCGAGGAAGCAACGCACCGCGGCGACACGGTAGCCCTCGTCGCCCTGGGACAGCGTGACCCACGGCGTCCGCTCGATCTCCTCGAGGGTGCCCGCGTTCGCGGTGGCGGCCGGCCCGACGGCGATCGCGAGGCCGGCTCCGGTGGTGGCGGCGGCTACGGCGACGCGGCGGATGAGGTTCATACGTGGTCCCTTCGCGGTTGCTGATCACACGTCACGACAGCGACGGCGCGCGACCGCACGCGGTTCACCCGGATCGGGCAGCTGACCAGTACAGGCCAGGTGCCGGCAGGAACGCCGGCCGCCGCATCCGTTGCCGCGTACGCGAGCGGCGGAGGACACTTCTCTCGTGGACGACGTCCTCGAGCACGGCCCCGAGCGCCCTCCGCGCCGGCCGTTCGTCCGGTCGCGCCGGGTGGACGCGGTATGCGTGCTGGCCGCCGTCGCCGCGATCGCCGGGTTCGCCGTAGGCCAGCGGGGCCCGGCGCACGTCACGACCACCCGCGCGCTGCCGACGCCCGCGGGCACCTGGATCTCGCCGATCGTCTTCGGTACCGGCGCGGATGCCGTCGGCATCGTCATCGATCATCCACCGCGCGTCGACCCGGGGCGGACGAACGAGAGCTACGACCGCACCGCCGACCGAGGGCCGTGGACGACCGTGGTCCGGCGTGACGACGGATCGCTCGGGCGCCACGGCGCGGTCGTCACCTACCCCGTGCCGGCGCCGACGACCGGTCGGCACACGCGCGTAGGTCCGGTCGTCGGCAGGAGCAGCCCCGGCGAGGTCGTCTGGCCGGTCGCGGGCGGGCACGCGCGCATCCGCAGCGACCTGCCGCAGGCCGACATGGTGGCGATCGCCGCCGCCACGTCGGTCCTGGCCGGTCGCCCCGTCGTCGACGCGCCCCCGGGCTTCCACGCCGTCGCGAGCGGGACCTACCGTCCCGTGTACGTACGCGAGGTGCGGTACGGCGCGCAGGAGGTCCGCGGCGCCGCTGAGCTCGGCGGGCTCGTCTTCGCCGTCGTCGCGAGTGGCGGCGCGATCGAGGAGCGCCTCTACGTCGACACCGTCTACGGGTCGGTGCCGGCGAGGGCCGAGACCGTCCACGGCCGTCCCGCCGTCGTCACGTCGAGCTTCGGCGGGAACGCCGCCGTCGCGTGGGAGCCCGTCCCCGGCGTCGTCGCGTACGTCGGGTACAGCGGCGCGAGCGCCGGTGACGCCACCCTCGCGGTCCTGCACACCCTCGCGGAACGGGCCCAGGTGCTCGACGGGCGGCATTGGCGTGCCACCGGGCCGCAGGTGATCGACCAGGTCAACGAGTACTGACGGCATCAGCTCGCCGCGAGACCCGGGACAATGGGACGGACGCATTCGCGACGAGAGGACGGGCATCCGTGGACGGTGTGGTGACGGCGGTCGGCAGGAGTGAGGGACACGCGTTCAGCAAGCCCACGGAGACGTCGATCCAGCTGCTCACCGGACTCGGGGTCGAAGGCGACGCGCACTCCGGCGAGACGGTCAAGCACAGGTCCCGGGTGAGGCGTGACCCCACGCAGCCCAACCTGCGGCAGGTCCACCTGATCCACGCCGAGCTGCACGACGAGCTGGGCGAGGCGGGGTTCGAGGTGAAGGCCGGTCAGCTGGGCGAGAACGTCACGACCCGCGGCATCGACCTGCTCGGCCTGCCGACGGGCACGGTGCTGCGCCTCGGCGACTCGGCCGTCGTCGAGGTGACCGGACTGCGCAACCCCTGCCACCAGATCGACGACTTCCAGCAAGGGCTGCTCAAGCAGGTCCTCCACCGCGACGAGGACGGCACCGTCGTGCGCAAGACGGGTGTCATGGGCGTCGTGCGCGCGGACGGCGACGTGCGGGTGGGCGACCCGGTCCTGGTCGAGCTGCCGGTGCGGCCCCACGAGCCGCTCGCACCCGTCTAGGGAACCAAACCCGTCAGCCGGTGGACCGGGCGGCGGACTGCACGCGGCGCCAGACCTTGCGGTACGAGTCCAACCCGTCCGGCCACAGCGGTCCGATCGGTCCGGCCGTGATGGCGACCCGCTCCGGGATCGTGCCCCACACCGGGACGCCCGCCTCGGCCCACTCGCCGAGAGCGTCCTGGTAGCTGCGGGTGAACGTGCGGGCCGAGCAGATCACCAGCCCCACCGGCGTGCCCTCGGGCACCATGGCGAGGACCGCCTCGACGCGAGGTGTCTCGACCCCGCCCACCCGGGTGGGCACGACCACCGCGGTCGCGCGCTCCAGCGCCTTGGCGAGCAGCCGCTCGTGCCCCGGCGGGGTGTCGACGACGGCGACGGCACCGTCGTCGACGCGTCCGAGAGCCCGTGTCAGCAGCCGATCCGTGGGTGCCTCGACGACCTCGATCTTCTCGAGCCGCTCGTCGGAGGATTGCTCGATCCACTCGGCGGCGCTGGCCTGCGGGTCGGCGTCGACGAGGCTCGCCGAGCGACGACTGGAGGCCAGAGCGGCCAGGTACACCGACGTGGTCGTCTTGCCGACCCCGCCCTTGAGTGCAGCCGTAACGACGATCATGGACCGACCGTAGCGTGTCGCGGCCCGTCGCGACCATGGTCGCGAGAACGACACCCGCCCAGGATCGGTCGATCACGAACGGTGAGAGCACACCGGACTGCGCGTCTCAGTGCATCTCGAAGTCGGCGAAGTCGAAGCCGGGAGACACGACGCACGACACGAGCACCTCGCCGTCCACAGGACTCGCCGCCTGCCAGATGCCGGGCGGCACCACGGCCTGTGGACACTGC
This window contains:
- a CDS encoding MOSC domain-containing protein; its protein translation is MDGVVTAVGRSEGHAFSKPTETSIQLLTGLGVEGDAHSGETVKHRSRVRRDPTQPNLRQVHLIHAELHDELGEAGFEVKAGQLGENVTTRGIDLLGLPTGTVLRLGDSAVVEVTGLRNPCHQIDDFQQGLLKQVLHRDEDGTVVRKTGVMGVVRADGDVRVGDPVLVELPVRPHEPLAPV
- a CDS encoding AAA family ATPase yields the protein MIVVTAALKGGVGKTTTSVYLAALASSRRSASLVDADPQASAAEWIEQSSDERLEKIEVVEAPTDRLLTRALGRVDDGAVAVVDTPPGHERLLAKALERATAVVVPTRVGGVETPRVEAVLAMVPEGTPVGLVICSARTFTRSYQDALGEWAEAGVPVWGTIPERVAITAGPIGPLWPDGLDSYRKVWRRVQSAARSTG